The following proteins come from a genomic window of Negativicoccus succinicivorans:
- a CDS encoding DUF445 family protein produces MRTWQLAQRFLWGSVLFFAAAFALFAWTRQWWSEWLYYIAQAALIGSVADWFAVMALFTKPLGIPFHTALIPRQREKLIRGLRQLLEEKLLRRELWEAELNQWQPTNYLAQWWRDPEHRRAFWECTRRNVEQRLPSPQPEEWARTLAAWTRQVLGTVPMAATALAEVSQEDAENVVWQPLRKRLLQTVGTPAFAARLASEMRRLARAETEGVTKWVRIVGEATGMVDYDALAQTLQTLLQEELRKRDTMPPAVLRYWSQWRTEWQTPAHANDLLLWQRQAAALLPLEKWWEVIGDDFAEKYLTPSAYGSRFSQVVADAVLHGIDRFFADAEQRSRLDRALRGYFAEWLAREHGRLGEVAEQVLSVYDEKMLNRFIFTKVADELAKIRINGAYVGAVIGALAWLALTGYGALLEYL; encoded by the coding sequence ATGCGCACATGGCAACTGGCCCAACGTTTTTTGTGGGGGAGTGTCCTCTTTTTCGCCGCGGCGTTTGCTTTATTCGCATGGACGCGGCAATGGTGGAGCGAATGGCTTTACTATATCGCGCAAGCGGCGCTGATCGGCAGCGTCGCGGATTGGTTCGCGGTCATGGCGCTTTTCACGAAACCGCTCGGCATACCGTTTCACACGGCATTGATCCCGCGACAACGGGAAAAATTAATTCGCGGCTTGCGGCAATTGCTGGAAGAAAAATTGCTGCGGCGTGAACTTTGGGAAGCGGAACTCAATCAATGGCAACCGACGAACTACCTCGCGCAGTGGTGGCGCGATCCGGAACATCGCCGTGCCTTTTGGGAGTGTACGCGCAGAAATGTTGAGCAGCGCTTGCCGTCGCCGCAACCGGAGGAATGGGCGCGCACGCTTGCCGCTTGGACGCGACAGGTGCTCGGAACGGTACCGATGGCCGCCACGGCGCTTGCGGAAGTATCGCAAGAGGACGCCGAAAATGTAGTTTGGCAACCCTTGCGCAAGCGTTTGTTACAGACCGTCGGGACGCCCGCGTTCGCCGCACGGCTGGCAAGTGAAATGCGTCGGCTGGCGCGCGCGGAAACAGAGGGCGTGACGAAGTGGGTACGCATCGTCGGTGAAGCGACGGGCATGGTCGATTACGACGCGCTGGCGCAAACCTTACAGACATTATTGCAGGAGGAATTGAGAAAACGGGACACGATGCCGCCGGCGGTCTTGCGCTATTGGTCGCAGTGGCGAACCGAATGGCAAACGCCCGCGCACGCGAACGATTTACTGTTGTGGCAGCGCCAGGCGGCGGCGCTGCTGCCGCTCGAGAAGTGGTGGGAAGTCATCGGGGACGATTTCGCCGAAAAATATCTCACGCCGAGTGCGTACGGATCACGCTTTTCACAAGTGGTGGCGGATGCGGTTTTGCACGGCATCGACCGTTTCTTCGCCGACGCGGAGCAGCGCTCCCGACTCGATCGCGCGCTGCGCGGTTATTTCGCGGAATGGTTGGCGCGCGAACACGGCCGTCTCGGCGAGGTGGCGGAACAGGTGCTCAGCGTTTACGATGAGAAGATGCTGAATCGTTTTATTTTCACTAAAGTGGCCGATGAATTGGCGAAGATACGCATCAACGGCGCGTACGTCGGCGCGGTCATCGGCGCGCTGGCATGGCTGGCGCTGACCGGTTACGGCGCACTTTTGGAATATTTATAA
- a CDS encoding alkaline phosphatase yields the protein MNSRSITKCTLRLFLAAGIFSLAMPADVSFASQPMPTYMSQQAKADWQHGQKLASRSAARTGIAIMPIDQAKFLKGQRFDFEVEVNGNNPTALNITVNGKDAAKYFGKKPVITVHDDYTSYRIDNVSFKARGEIDIAVAANTSKGALKRQINYKVVDEKAKKKAKNVILFVGDGMSPQIKEAARILSKGIYEGRYNGHLSMENLPNMAFVTTSGYDSLVTDSANSASAYNTGHKSVVNAMGVYENRTKDPLDDPKVETIAEIVKRTKDMGVGIVSTAAITDATPAAVTAHTRRRAEQPAIAADYLAEYHRPDVILGGGAQFFLPLSTNGSKRKDEQNVIADFEKAGFQFAGNRQEMLAANDNKPLLGLFTMNHMNVYMDREFKKNPEVLKNFPDQPNLIEMTAKAIDILSKNPNGFYLMSEGACIDKQLHTMDWQRAAYDTIELDQAVAYATDWAKANGDDTLIVVIADHSHGVSLTGTYHEHDGVKGRDAVRTYAEAGWPTFVDRNADGYPDDPDADVTLALQYANFPDHYENYRFQAKPTSPAITGENGKIIGNPYRAPKGARYIEGSLPSTKETQEVHSADDIVVMAGGPGSEEFHGLMDNTEIFFAIMRALGIDATK from the coding sequence ATGAACTCACGCAGTATTACCAAATGCACCTTGCGCCTGTTCCTGGCCGCGGGAATTTTCTCGTTGGCGATGCCCGCCGACGTAAGTTTCGCATCCCAACCGATGCCGACTTACATGTCGCAGCAGGCCAAAGCGGACTGGCAGCACGGTCAAAAGCTCGCATCCCGCAGCGCGGCCCGCACGGGAATCGCGATCATGCCGATCGATCAGGCGAAGTTTTTAAAGGGGCAACGCTTTGACTTTGAAGTCGAAGTCAACGGCAATAATCCGACGGCGTTAAACATCACCGTCAACGGCAAAGACGCCGCTAAATACTTCGGCAAAAAGCCGGTGATTACGGTACATGACGACTACACGTCGTACCGGATCGACAACGTCAGCTTCAAAGCGCGCGGCGAAATCGACATCGCTGTCGCCGCCAATACTTCCAAAGGCGCGCTCAAACGCCAAATCAACTACAAAGTAGTCGATGAAAAGGCGAAGAAAAAAGCGAAAAACGTCATCCTCTTTGTCGGCGACGGCATGAGCCCGCAGATCAAAGAAGCGGCGCGCATTCTTTCCAAAGGGATTTACGAAGGCCGCTACAACGGTCATCTGTCCATGGAAAACTTGCCGAACATGGCCTTTGTCACCACGTCGGGTTATGACTCGCTGGTCACCGACTCCGCGAACTCGGCATCGGCCTACAATACAGGGCACAAATCCGTCGTCAACGCGATGGGCGTGTATGAAAACCGCACCAAAGATCCGCTGGACGATCCGAAAGTCGAAACGATTGCCGAGATTGTTAAACGCACCAAAGATATGGGCGTCGGCATCGTATCCACGGCCGCCATTACGGACGCGACACCGGCCGCGGTAACTGCCCACACCCGTCGTCGCGCGGAACAGCCGGCGATCGCCGCCGACTACCTCGCCGAATACCATCGTCCGGATGTCATCCTCGGCGGCGGCGCGCAGTTCTTCCTGCCGCTTTCCACCAACGGTTCAAAACGGAAAGACGAACAGAACGTCATCGCCGATTTTGAAAAAGCGGGTTTCCAATTCGCCGGCAACCGTCAGGAAATGTTGGCGGCCAACGACAATAAACCCCTGCTCGGCCTCTTCACGATGAACCATATGAACGTCTACATGGATCGTGAATTCAAAAAGAATCCGGAAGTTCTGAAAAACTTCCCGGATCAGCCGAACTTGATTGAAATGACCGCGAAAGCGATCGATATTCTCTCGAAAAACCCGAACGGCTTCTACCTGATGTCCGAAGGCGCCTGCATTGATAAACAGTTGCACACGATGGATTGGCAGCGCGCCGCCTACGACACGATCGAATTGGACCAGGCCGTAGCCTACGCCACCGACTGGGCGAAAGCCAACGGCGACGATACCTTGATCGTCGTCATTGCCGACCACTCGCACGGCGTATCGCTGACCGGCACGTACCACGAACATGACGGCGTGAAAGGTCGCGACGCGGTTCGCACGTACGCGGAAGCCGGCTGGCCGACATTCGTGGACCGCAACGCCGACGGCTACCCGGATGATCCCGATGCTGACGTAACGCTCGCTCTGCAATACGCCAACTTCCCGGATCACTACGAAAACTATCGCTTCCAAGCGAAACCGACGTCACCGGCGATTACCGGCGAAAACGGCAAGATTATCGGCAACCCGTATCGCGCACCGAAAGGCGCTCGCTACATTGAAGGTTCGTTGCCTTCGACCAAGGAAACGCAGGAAGTCCACTCCGCGGATGACATCGTCGTCATGGCCGGCGGTCCGGGCTCGGAAGAGTTCCACGGTCTGATGGACAACACCGAAATCTTCTTTGCGATCATGCGCGCTCTGGGTATTGACGCAACGAAGTAA
- a CDS encoding formate/nitrite transporter family protein: MRVSQFNEKVAGACGKKAVLMDKSPARYMVRSAFAGGFLTLTSLAGFAMGDVFNTLHPTLGRFIFPFVFCWGLIYILFLNGELITSNMMYLTAGLYRQWIAPRKALKMVILCTVGNIVGAYFVAWLASYTSALQVYDVTGMAATMVGGKLAKSGMEIIFAGTLANLFVNIAILSWLFIENQAARMATVMSAIIMFAYLGFEHVVANFGSFALLYFSPATTAGFTLGNILRQWGLAYLGNYIGGGLLIGLVYAWLNRGADEYVD, encoded by the coding sequence ATGCGCGTCAGTCAATTCAATGAAAAAGTCGCCGGAGCTTGCGGGAAAAAAGCCGTCCTTATGGACAAGAGTCCGGCCCGGTACATGGTTCGATCCGCGTTTGCCGGGGGATTTTTAACGTTGACTTCCTTGGCGGGTTTTGCCATGGGTGATGTGTTTAATACGCTTCATCCCACCTTGGGAAGATTTATTTTTCCCTTCGTCTTTTGTTGGGGATTGATTTATATTTTATTTTTGAACGGAGAGCTTATCACCTCCAATATGATGTACTTGACGGCGGGTCTCTATCGTCAATGGATCGCGCCTCGCAAGGCGCTTAAAATGGTGATTTTGTGCACTGTGGGCAATATTGTCGGCGCGTATTTTGTCGCGTGGCTCGCTTCCTACACGTCGGCGCTGCAAGTGTACGACGTGACGGGCATGGCGGCGACCATGGTCGGAGGAAAACTCGCGAAATCCGGCATGGAAATCATCTTCGCGGGAACCTTGGCCAATCTTTTTGTCAATATTGCTATCTTGTCCTGGCTATTTATTGAGAACCAGGCGGCGCGCATGGCCACCGTCATGTCCGCCATTATCATGTTTGCATACTTGGGATTTGAACACGTGGTCGCCAACTTCGGTTCGTTTGCGCTGCTGTACTTTTCGCCTGCCACGACCGCGGGATTTACCTTAGGCAATATTTTGCGGCAGTGGGGACTGGCCTATCTTGGAAACTATATCGGCGGCGGACTGCTGATCGGCCTCGTCTACGCCTGGCTCAATCGCGGCGCGGATGAATATGTGGATTAA
- a CDS encoding DUF445 family protein yields MTRRRIATGTLLLCAVIVLSCYPARFTFWGGFGVHTALAALVGGLADWYAVTALFRRPLGIPWQTEWLPRSREKIMTMAGTMVKDELLTPRHLYRALKAHSPLPYLLTLWERDTERFVRALTTLFETLPDGLSPDLLQHEWEPLRKRILTAQWPADVAAEALLLWQKEGNASGRERLAQWLQSRINAAPTAEFLTAQYEQFMTLLAAKHPVRAKLWQEALRTQGETPSTVGVFLQERLARAAADLAQPMTTIGAAFDDMVTMAVTRLQNDRRLRQQITDAVAPLLATNIPTDSQVVFDLIVTPKRRHAFAQTLATLAVRWLTAARQDPARIRKLERLLFVTLAKMLPLVQPYFGTWAQAALAPYSARELSDLIEAKVSDDLQMIRLNGTLIGGVLGAVFYVLGHAMLGGGF; encoded by the coding sequence ATGACGCGTCGAAGGATCGCGACGGGCACGCTTTTGTTGTGTGCTGTCATCGTGCTTTCCTGCTACCCCGCGCGATTTACGTTTTGGGGCGGTTTTGGCGTGCATACGGCACTGGCGGCATTAGTGGGCGGTCTGGCGGATTGGTACGCCGTGACCGCCCTTTTTCGTCGTCCTCTGGGGATTCCGTGGCAAACGGAGTGGTTGCCGCGCAGCCGAGAAAAAATCATGACGATGGCGGGCACGATGGTTAAAGATGAATTGTTGACGCCGCGTCATCTCTATCGGGCGCTGAAGGCGCATTCTCCGTTGCCGTACCTGCTCACGCTTTGGGAACGCGATACGGAACGCTTTGTTCGGGCGCTTACAACGCTTTTTGAAACCCTTCCCGACGGCCTTTCGCCGGATCTTTTGCAGCATGAATGGGAGCCGCTGCGTAAGCGGATTTTGACCGCGCAATGGCCGGCGGATGTCGCGGCGGAAGCGTTATTGCTCTGGCAAAAGGAAGGCAATGCGAGCGGTCGCGAACGATTGGCGCAATGGTTGCAGTCGCGCATTAACGCGGCGCCGACGGCGGAATTTTTAACCGCGCAATACGAGCAATTCATGACGCTTTTGGCGGCGAAACATCCCGTGCGCGCGAAACTTTGGCAGGAAGCGTTGCGCACGCAGGGAGAAACGCCGAGTACTGTCGGCGTCTTCTTGCAGGAACGACTGGCCCGCGCCGCGGCGGATTTGGCTCAGCCGATGACGACGATCGGCGCGGCGTTTGACGACATGGTGACGATGGCGGTCACGCGCCTGCAAAATGATCGGCGTTTGCGTCAGCAAATTACGGACGCGGTCGCGCCGCTTTTGGCGACCAACATACCGACGGACAGTCAGGTTGTATTTGATCTGATTGTTACGCCGAAGCGTCGTCACGCGTTTGCGCAGACGCTCGCGACATTGGCGGTACGATGGCTCACCGCGGCGCGGCAGGATCCGGCGCGGATTCGTAAGTTGGAGCGGCTGCTCTTTGTGACGCTTGCCAAAATGTTGCCGCTGGTGCAGCCGTATTTCGGGACATGGGCGCAGGCGGCGTTGGCGCCGTACAGCGCGCGCGAACTCTCCGACTTGATCGAAGCCAAAGTCAGTGACGATTTACAGATGATTCGACTCAACGGCACGCTGATCGGCGGCGTGCTGGGCGCGGTTTTCTATGTGCTCGGGCACGCGATGTTGGGAGGCGGGTTCTGA
- the mscL gene encoding large-conductance mechanosensitive channel protein MscL — MWDDFKKFIMRGNVIDMAVGIIIGGAFGKIVSSFVNDIVMPPIGVLLAGVDFKDLYMNLSKTHYASLADAEAAGAPVVKYGLFINNCIDFLIIALVIFLVLRALMKLKKPEVVEETEKECPFCKTKIAIAATRCPHCTSQLNESTEVR, encoded by the coding sequence ATGTGGGATGATTTTAAAAAATTTATCATGCGCGGTAACGTTATCGACATGGCCGTCGGTATCATTATCGGCGGCGCATTCGGTAAAATCGTCAGTTCGTTCGTCAACGATATTGTGATGCCGCCGATCGGAGTGCTTTTGGCCGGCGTCGATTTCAAGGACCTGTATATGAACTTGTCGAAGACCCATTACGCATCGCTCGCGGACGCGGAAGCCGCCGGCGCGCCGGTAGTTAAGTACGGCCTTTTTATCAATAACTGCATTGATTTTCTGATTATCGCGTTGGTCATTTTCCTGGTCTTGCGCGCGTTGATGAAATTAAAAAAACCGGAAGTGGTCGAAGAGACGGAAAAAGAATGTCCGTTCTGCAAAACGAAGATCGCGATCGCCGCGACTCGTTGCCCGCACTGCACATCGCAGCTGAATGAATCTACGGAGGTGCGTTAA
- a CDS encoding NAD(P)-dependent alcohol dehydrogenase: MKGFAMLAPNEVGFTEKDRPALCAKDALVRPLAVSPCTSDIHTVYEGALGDRHDMILGHEAVGVIVEVGAEVKDFKPGDRVIVPAITPDWGAERSQAGFPMHSGGMLAGWKFSNFKDGVFADVFHVNDADANLALLPDWLAPEHAVMLCDMATTGLHGAELADIGFGHSVAVIGIGAVGLMALQGAALRGAGHIYAVGSRPISVKVAQAFGANTIVNYKEGPIAEQILKLTNGEGVDRVIIAGGTTKTLGQAIEMVKPGGIVSTVNYYSGADYLEIPREAWGAGMAHKQIRGGLTPGGRLRMEQLLDMVESGRLRIAELVTHVFHGMEHLPEALELMHDKPKDLIKPVVLIDEDAK, from the coding sequence ATGAAAGGTTTTGCAATGCTTGCCCCGAACGAAGTCGGCTTTACCGAAAAAGATCGTCCCGCGCTCTGCGCCAAAGACGCGTTGGTACGGCCGTTAGCGGTATCGCCTTGCACATCGGATATTCACACCGTTTACGAAGGCGCGCTGGGGGATCGCCATGACATGATTTTAGGTCACGAAGCGGTCGGCGTAATCGTCGAAGTCGGCGCGGAGGTCAAGGACTTTAAGCCGGGCGACCGCGTCATCGTGCCCGCGATTACTCCGGACTGGGGCGCGGAACGCTCGCAGGCGGGGTTCCCGATGCATTCGGGCGGTATGCTCGCCGGTTGGAAATTCTCCAACTTTAAAGACGGCGTTTTCGCCGACGTTTTCCACGTGAACGACGCGGACGCCAACCTCGCTCTCTTGCCGGATTGGCTCGCTCCGGAACACGCCGTCATGCTCTGCGACATGGCCACTACCGGTCTGCACGGCGCGGAACTCGCCGATATCGGTTTCGGTCATTCCGTCGCTGTCATCGGCATCGGCGCCGTCGGTTTGATGGCCCTGCAGGGTGCCGCGTTGCGCGGTGCCGGTCACATCTACGCCGTCGGTTCGCGTCCCATTTCGGTCAAAGTGGCGCAAGCGTTCGGCGCCAACACCATCGTGAACTATAAAGAAGGTCCGATCGCCGAACAGATCCTCAAATTAACGAACGGCGAAGGCGTCGATCGCGTCATCATCGCGGGCGGCACAACGAAAACGCTTGGTCAGGCGATTGAAATGGTCAAACCGGGCGGCATCGTCAGCACCGTCAACTACTACAGCGGCGCTGATTATCTCGAAATCCCGCGCGAAGCGTGGGGCGCCGGCATGGCGCACAAACAGATCCGCGGCGGTCTCACGCCGGGCGGTCGTCTGCGCATGGAACAGCTTTTGGACATGGTCGAATCGGGACGCTTACGCATCGCCGAGCTCGTCACTCACGTATTCCACGGCATGGAACATTTGCCGGAAGCGCTTGAGTTGATGCACGACAAGCCGAAAGACTTGATTAAGCCCGTCGTTTTGATCGACGAAGACGCTAAATAA
- a CDS encoding cysteine hydrolase family protein codes for MSKALIVIDMLEDFIAPDGKLTCGPAGQTIVPALQAEIAAARKEGTPVIYLCDNHREDDPEFEMFPPHCVAGTPGAEIIAELAPQADDIVLPKRRYSGFFGTSLDLCLRERGVTELTLSGVCTNICVFFTAADARNFGYEVRVPKHLVASFDAEAHAFALRQMESVLGCRVE; via the coding sequence ATGAGTAAAGCGCTGATTGTGATCGATATGCTGGAAGATTTTATCGCGCCGGACGGCAAATTGACTTGCGGACCGGCAGGACAGACGATTGTGCCCGCGTTGCAGGCGGAAATCGCGGCGGCGCGCAAAGAGGGCACGCCCGTCATTTATCTGTGCGATAATCACCGGGAAGATGATCCGGAGTTTGAAATGTTTCCGCCGCATTGCGTGGCGGGTACGCCGGGCGCGGAAATCATCGCGGAACTGGCGCCGCAAGCGGACGATATCGTTTTGCCGAAACGCCGTTACAGCGGCTTTTTCGGCACGAGTTTGGACCTTTGCCTGCGGGAACGCGGCGTGACCGAGCTCACGCTGAGCGGCGTCTGCACCAATATCTGCGTCTTTTTCACCGCCGCCGACGCGCGTAACTTCGGCTATGAGGTGCGCGTGCCGAAACATTTGGTCGCAAGCTTCGATGCCGAGGCGCACGCCTTTGCTCTGCGTCAAATGGAATCCGTTTTGGGTTGCCGTGTAGAATAA
- a CDS encoding MBL fold metallo-hydrolase — translation MNIYLLAHSGVALETDDRVLVFDPWQDPENHLKRLARTEKPLYFFVTHAHGDHFAPRYGKEYGERAARFVLENDCRDAAYPAAKTDYVGAGDTLTLDDMTIRVYGSTDAGASYHVSWPELSVFHAGDLNWWHWTGDTDAANRDMRALFFRELAPAVEHGADIVFFPVDDRQGPAQEWGVIEYLQKQTPARLLVPIHRNGAPWQPSLYFSWRFADVAVWTGLTDGDVRKGV, via the coding sequence ATGAATATTTATTTATTGGCCCACAGCGGCGTCGCGCTGGAAACGGACGACCGCGTGTTGGTGTTTGATCCCTGGCAAGATCCCGAAAACCATTTGAAAAGGTTGGCGCGGACGGAAAAACCTTTGTATTTTTTTGTCACGCATGCGCACGGCGATCATTTCGCACCGCGCTACGGGAAAGAATACGGCGAACGCGCGGCCCGTTTCGTGCTGGAAAACGATTGCCGCGATGCGGCGTATCCCGCGGCGAAAACGGATTATGTCGGCGCGGGCGATACGTTGACGCTCGATGATATGACGATCCGCGTGTACGGCTCGACGGACGCGGGCGCGTCGTACCATGTGAGTTGGCCGGAACTGAGCGTGTTTCACGCGGGCGATTTGAACTGGTGGCATTGGACCGGCGATACGGACGCGGCGAATCGGGACATGCGCGCGCTTTTCTTCCGCGAACTTGCGCCCGCGGTCGAACATGGCGCGGATATTGTTTTCTTCCCGGTCGATGATCGCCAAGGTCCGGCGCAGGAATGGGGCGTCATTGAATATTTGCAAAAGCAGACGCCGGCGCGTTTATTGGTGCCGATCCATCGCAACGGCGCGCCGTGGCAACCGTCACTGTATTTTTCCTGGCGTTTTGCCGATGTCGCGGTCTGGACGGGTCTCACCGACGGCGATGTGCGTAAAGGAGTGTAA
- a CDS encoding alanine/glycine:cation symporter family protein: MTTEHFLSDFLTYWSQFVAAVNEVLWGSVLMYGLVAVGLFFTIYLGAPQFIRFGPAVRQVFGKLYKYQHTDRDGKSISSFQALAVAISAQVGTGNVAGVATAIMAGGPGAIFWMWLSALFGMSTIFAEAVLAQKYRVEVAGKFIGGPAFYISRGLQSYIGRTNAKIFAGIFAVIVIISVGFIGSMVQSNSIATAVNNAFGISPVVCGVLIALFAGAIFIGGIHRIARFAQLIVPIMAAVYILCAVVILFLFAEHILPMIQHIVIGAFNPQALGGGLLGVTMKEAVRFGVARGLFSNEAGMGTTPHAHATALVAHPVLQGFTAFIGVFVDTILVCTSTALIILLTGADQLGLDGAMVTQEAFHIAFGAIGPKIIAICLTFFAFTTVIGWYYFGESNVRYLFKSNAVLYTYRALVLVFIVLGTLGTVDLIWSMIDMFNGIMVLPNLIALIILHKEVKGILRDYDKKRQDGIPLYDYDSVA, from the coding sequence ATGACGACAGAGCACTTTTTATCCGATTTTCTCACGTATTGGTCCCAATTCGTTGCCGCTGTCAACGAGGTACTGTGGGGCTCCGTTCTCATGTACGGTTTAGTCGCCGTGGGATTATTTTTTACGATATATCTCGGCGCGCCGCAATTTATCCGCTTCGGACCGGCGGTGCGTCAGGTCTTCGGTAAACTGTATAAATATCAACATACCGATCGCGACGGCAAATCCATCTCCTCGTTCCAAGCGCTGGCCGTCGCGATTTCCGCCCAAGTCGGCACCGGTAACGTCGCGGGCGTTGCGACCGCCATCATGGCGGGCGGTCCCGGCGCGATTTTCTGGATGTGGCTGTCGGCGCTCTTCGGCATGAGTACGATTTTCGCCGAAGCGGTTTTGGCACAAAAGTATCGCGTGGAAGTCGCCGGTAAATTTATCGGCGGTCCGGCATTTTACATCTCGCGCGGCCTGCAAAGCTACATCGGCCGAACAAACGCCAAAATATTCGCCGGTATCTTCGCGGTCATTGTTATTATCTCCGTAGGCTTTATCGGCAGCATGGTGCAGTCGAACTCGATTGCCACCGCCGTGAACAACGCGTTCGGTATTTCGCCGGTCGTGTGCGGCGTACTCATCGCTCTGTTCGCGGGCGCGATTTTCATCGGCGGCATTCATCGGATCGCGCGTTTCGCGCAACTGATCGTACCGATAATGGCGGCAGTGTACATTCTCTGCGCGGTCGTCATCCTGTTCCTGTTCGCCGAGCACATTCTGCCGATGATTCAACACATCGTTATCGGCGCGTTTAATCCGCAGGCATTGGGCGGCGGTTTACTCGGCGTCACCATGAAAGAAGCCGTTCGCTTCGGCGTCGCCCGCGGCCTCTTTTCGAACGAAGCCGGCATGGGCACGACGCCGCACGCGCACGCGACGGCGCTGGTCGCTCACCCGGTGCTGCAAGGCTTCACCGCATTCATCGGCGTCTTCGTGGACACCATCCTGGTGTGCACCTCGACCGCTTTAATTATTTTACTTACGGGCGCGGATCAGCTCGGTTTAGACGGCGCGATGGTCACGCAAGAAGCATTTCACATCGCGTTCGGCGCCATCGGACCGAAAATCATCGCGATCTGCCTCACATTCTTCGCCTTTACGACCGTCATCGGCTGGTATTATTTCGGCGAATCAAACGTCCGCTATTTATTTAAATCAAACGCCGTTCTTTACACGTATCGGGCGCTGGTCCTGGTTTTCATCGTGCTCGGCACGCTCGGCACGGTCGACCTGATCTGGAGCATGATTGACATGTTCAACGGCATTATGGTCCTTCCGAACTTAATCGCCCTCATCATCCTGCATAAAGAAGTCAAAGGCATCTTGCGCGATTACGACAAAAAACGGCAGGACGGCATCCCTCTCTATGACTATGACAGCGTCGCATAA
- a CDS encoding alanine/glycine:cation symporter family protein: MAELLGLWSQFVASVNEILWGSVLMYALVGVGLFFTVYLGAPQFRRFGPAVRQVFGRLYKEQHTDRDGRTISSFQALAVAISAQVGTGNVAGVATAIMAGGPGAIFWMWVSALFGMGTIFAEAILAQKYRVEVAGKFIGGPAFYISRGLAPVIGKGWAKFLAGFFAVSIIIALGFIGIMVQSNSIAGAVNNAFGLDPLMIGVVIAIFAGLIFIGGIHRIAHFAQLIVPLMAVIYILCALSILFLYAGEILPMIQHIVMGAFNPQALGGGVLGITMKEAIRFGVARGLFSNEAGMGSTPHAHATALVAHPVLQGFTAFIGVFVDTMLVCTSTALIILLTGADQLGLSGALVTQEAFHTAFGEIGPMIIAICLTFFAFTTVIGWYYFGESNIRFLFRSPAALNVYRVLVLAFIVLGTLGKVELVWDMSDMFNGIMVIPNLIALILLHKEIKAVLRDYDEKRQDGLPLYDYDNV, from the coding sequence ATGGCTGAGCTTTTGGGGCTGTGGTCCCAATTCGTGGCATCTGTCAACGAAATTTTATGGGGTTCCGTACTGATGTACGCGCTGGTCGGCGTCGGTCTGTTTTTTACCGTGTATCTCGGCGCGCCGCAGTTCCGTCGTTTCGGTCCGGCCGTGCGGCAGGTATTCGGTCGCTTGTATAAAGAGCAGCACACCGATCGCGACGGTCGTACGATCTCCTCTTTCCAAGCGCTGGCGGTAGCCATTTCCGCCCAGGTCGGCACGGGCAACGTCGCCGGTGTCGCGACCGCGATTATGGCGGGCGGCCCGGGCGCGATTTTCTGGATGTGGGTATCCGCGCTGTTCGGCATGGGCACGATCTTCGCCGAAGCGATTTTAGCGCAAAAATATCGCGTGGAAGTGGCGGGTAAATTTATCGGCGGACCCGCGTTTTACATCTCGCGCGGTTTAGCGCCTGTCATCGGCAAAGGGTGGGCGAAATTTCTCGCTGGTTTCTTCGCCGTTTCGATTATCATCGCGCTCGGCTTTATCGGCATCATGGTGCAGTCCAATTCGATCGCGGGCGCCGTCAACAACGCGTTCGGTCTGGACCCGCTGATGATCGGCGTCGTGATCGCGATCTTCGCGGGCTTAATCTTCATCGGCGGCATTCATCGGATCGCGCATTTCGCGCAGCTCATCGTGCCGTTGATGGCGGTGATTTATATTTTGTGCGCGCTGTCCATTCTGTTCCTCTACGCGGGAGAAATCTTGCCGATGATTCAACATATCGTGATGGGCGCATTCAATCCGCAAGCGCTCGGCGGCGGCGTCTTGGGTATCACGATGAAAGAAGCGATTCGCTTCGGCGTCGCCCGCGGCCTCTTTTCGAACGAAGCCGGCATGGGTTCTACGCCGCACGCGCATGCGACCGCGCTCGTCGCGCATCCGGTGTTGCAAGGTTTTACCGCGTTCATCGGCGTCTTTGTCGATACCATGCTGGTCTGCACTTCGACCGCGCTGATTATTCTTTTGACCGGCGCGGATCAACTCGGTCTCAGCGGCGCGCTCGTCACGCAGGAAGCGTTTCACACCGCGTTCGGCGAAATCGGTCCGATGATCATCGCGATTTGCCTCACGTTTTTCGCCTTCACCACGGTCATCGGCTGGTACTACTTCGGCGAGTCGAATATTCGTTTCCTTTTCCGTTCGCCCGCGGCTCTGAATGTTTACCGCGTGCTCGTGCTCGCTTTTATCGTGCTCGGTACGCTGGGCAAGGTCGAACTCGTTTGGGATATGAGCGACATGTTCAACGGCATCATGGTCATCCCGAACTTGATCGCGCTGATTCTTTTGCATAAGGAAATCAAAGCCGTGTTGCGCGATTACGATGAAAAACGTCAAGACGGTCTGCCGCTGTACGATTACGACAACGTGTAA